CGATGCTCAACTGCAACAAGCGCAGCATCACCCTCAACATGAAGAGCGAGCGCGGCAAGGAGATCTTCACCGAGCTGGTGAAGAGCGCCGACATCCTGGTGGAGAACTTCGGTCCCGGCGCGGTGGACCGCATGGGCTTCTCCTGGGAGCGTCTGCAGGAGCTCAACCCCCGCCTCATCTACGCCTCGATCAAGGGCTTCGGCCAGGGCAGGTACGCCAAGTTCAAGGCGTACGAGGTGATCGCCCAGGCGATGGGCGGCTCGATGAGCACCACGGGCTTCGAGGAGGGCCCGCCGCTGGCCACGGGCGCCCAGATCGGCGACTCGGGCACCGGCATCCACGCGGTGGCCGGCATCCTGGCCGCCCTCTACCAGCGCGAGCAGTCGGGGCGCGGGCAGCGCGTACAGGTGGCCATGCAGCACGCCGTGCTGAACCTGTGCCGCGTCAAGCTGCGCGACCAGCAGCGCCTGGCGCACGGGCCGCTGCGCGAGTACCCGAACAAGACGTTCGGCGACGAGGTGCCGCGCTCGGGCAACGCCAGCGGCGGCGGCCAGCCGGGCTGGGCGGTGCGCTGCGCGCCGGGCGGCCCGAACGACTACATCTACGTCATCGTGCAGCCGGTCGGCTGGAAGCCGATCGCCACCATCATCGGCCGTCCCGAGCTGGCCGAGGACCCGGAGTGGGCGACGCCGGAGGCTCGGCTGCCGAAGCTGGACAAGATGTTCCAGCTCATCGAGGAGTGGACGATCCGGCACGACAAGTGGGCAGTGCTGGACCGGCTCAACGCCGAGAACATCCCGTGCGGGCCGATCCTGTCCACCAAGGAGCTGGTGGAGGACGAGAGCCTCCAGCAGGAGGGCATCGTCGTCAAGGTCGACCACCCCACGCGCGGCGAGTTCGTGACCGTGGGCAGCCCCCTGCAGCTGTCGGACTCGCCGGTGGACGTGCGCACGCCGCCCCTGCTCGGCGAGCACAACCAGGAGATCTACGGCGAGCTCGGCGTCAGCGCCGAGGAGCTGGCCGAACTCAAGTCGAACGGAGTCATCTGACGTGGGCGCGAGGGAAG
The nucleotide sequence above comes from Nonomuraea gerenzanensis. Encoded proteins:
- the frc gene encoding formyl-CoA transferase is translated as MKALEGVRVLDMTHVQSGPSATQMLAWLGADVVKLEAPTGDITRQQLRDLPDVDSLYFTMLNCNKRSITLNMKSERGKEIFTELVKSADILVENFGPGAVDRMGFSWERLQELNPRLIYASIKGFGQGRYAKFKAYEVIAQAMGGSMSTTGFEEGPPLATGAQIGDSGTGIHAVAGILAALYQREQSGRGQRVQVAMQHAVLNLCRVKLRDQQRLAHGPLREYPNKTFGDEVPRSGNASGGGQPGWAVRCAPGGPNDYIYVIVQPVGWKPIATIIGRPELAEDPEWATPEARLPKLDKMFQLIEEWTIRHDKWAVLDRLNAENIPCGPILSTKELVEDESLQQEGIVVKVDHPTRGEFVTVGSPLQLSDSPVDVRTPPLLGEHNQEIYGELGVSAEELAELKSNGVI